In Nostoc edaphicum CCNP1411, the sequence GCGATCGCTGTAATTTTACTAGCAGGCAGTCAACGGGGAATCATCATTTGTCAGTCGTTATTGCGGGCGCTAATGGGTCAACGGGTGAATGTACTCATCTTAGAAAAGGCGCTAACACTGGATTTGAGGCAGTTTGAAGACTCAGAATTTTATGACAAATTGACCAATGCCCGACGAGAAGCATCGGTTCGTCCCCTTTCTTTAGTAAACCGCACCTTTGGGTTAGTACAAAATGCCCTTTCCCTGATTACCTACGGGATTTTGCTAGTAAATTTCTCAGTTTGGGCGGTGGTGGTACTGGTTTTGGCAGCTATGCCTGTATTTATTGCCGAAACGAAATTTGCCGGAGAAGCCTTTCGTTTGTTTAGTTGGCGTGCAGCAGAAACCCGCCAACAGCATTACTTAGAAAATCTCATAGCAAGAGAAGATTTTGTCACAGAAGTTAAACTCTACCACTTGGGAGAGATGTTGCTAGGACGTTACCGCAGCCTATTTGAACAACTCTATGGCGAAGACCGTGATTTAACTCTGCGGCGAGGATTGTGGGGATATCTCTTGAGTTTAGTTAGTACTGGTGCTTTTTACCTAGCTTATGCTTGGATTGTGCTGGAAACAGTGCTAGGTAGGATTTCCTTGGGAGATATGACCATGTATCTCACTGTGTTTCGCCAAGGACAGTCTACTTTCTCCAATGCCCTCACTTCTATTGGAGGGATGTATGAAGACAACCTATATCTATCAAATCTCTATGATTTTCTCGAAGAAGAAGTACCAAAATCTTGGGGTAAGGCAACCATTGGTTTAAATCCTCAAGATGGTATCCGTTTTGAGAACGTATCATTTACTTATCCAGGAAGTTCCAAGCCAGCGTTGACAAACATTTCGCTGCACTTAAAACCCAGAGAGAAACTGGCAATTGTGGGTGAAAACGGTTCCGGTAAGACTACCTTAATCAAACTACTTACCCGACTATACACGCCGGACTCTGGGCGAATTTTCTTAGATGGCTTGGACTTGCAGGAATGGGATGTGGA encodes:
- a CDS encoding ABC transporter ATP-binding protein — its product is MTVFRYSGRAVSLVWTTSRSLTIFLASLTIVAGLLPAAISYISKLIVDAVVFASQVNSDSNDFVNIYPSLFYVGLEAIAVILLAGSQRGIIICQSLLRALMGQRVNVLILEKALTLDLRQFEDSEFYDKLTNARREASVRPLSLVNRTFGLVQNALSLITYGILLVNFSVWAVVVLVLAAMPVFIAETKFAGEAFRLFSWRAAETRQQHYLENLIAREDFVTEVKLYHLGEMLLGRYRSLFEQLYGEDRDLTLRRGLWGYLLSLVSTGAFYLAYAWIVLETVLGRISLGDMTMYLTVFRQGQSTFSNALTSIGGMYEDNLYLSNLYDFLEEEVPKSWGKATIGLNPQDGIRFENVSFTYPGSSKPALTNISLHLKPREKLAIVGENGSGKTTLIKLLTRLYTPDSGRIFLDGLDLQEWDVDVLRRRIGVIFQNFVRYQFTVGENIGVGDVEHLENKTRWQTAAEKGMSQSFIDQLPQSFQTQLGRWFKGGQELSGGQWQKIALSRAFMRSQADILVLDEPTSAIDAQAEFEIFNHFRAITQNQMVLLISHRFSTVRMADKIVVIENGEVIEQGTHEELLQLGGRYAKLFLLQAAGYQ